In Vigna radiata var. radiata cultivar VC1973A chromosome 3, Vradiata_ver6, whole genome shotgun sequence, the following proteins share a genomic window:
- the LOC106757693 gene encoding ETO1-like protein 1 isoform X2: MRSFFPAESCKETHPNALNPQSWLQIERGKLPKLSSYPSSASIESLVKVPQPALLPFYKPADYVEVLAQIHEELESCPPQERSNLFLLQYQVFRGLGEVKLMRRSLQGAWQKANTVHEKIIFGAWLKYEKQEEELIADLLANCGKCAKEFAPVDIPSHLPFDVNVSSIGRMTNENCISQNVTFTIGDEEIVCDRQKISELSAPFNAMLKGYFSESRAETIDLSENNISPFGMKAISIFSLTGSLIEVPPNLLLEILAFANKYCCERLKDACDRRLASMVSSKEDAVELMEYALDENSTVLAASCLQVLLRDLPNCLNDSRVVEIFVHANKQQLAVMVGPGIFALFCFLSEVSMNLNSSSDKTVHILERLVEFAENDKQRILALHQLGCVRLLRKEYDEARLLFEGAVNAGHIYSVAGLARLDFIKGDKFLSYELLSSVISSVTPLGWMYQERSLYCDSDKRWDDLEKASNLDPTLAYPYMYRAASLMSTQNAQAALSEINRILGFKLSLECLEIRFFTHLTLEDYKAALCDVQTILTLRSDYRMFEGRVAASQLCTLVREHVEHWTTADCWARLYDCWSAVDDIGSLSVIYQMLESDAAKGILYFRQSLLLLRLNCPEAAMRSLQLAQQHASSEHERLVYEGWILYDTGHYEEGLQKAEESISIKRSFEAFFLKAYALADSSIDPSCSPIVISLLEDALKCPSDNLRKGTEQSWKCLC; encoded by the exons ATGAGGAGTTTCTTCCCTGCAGAATCCTGTAAAGAGACGCATCCAAATGCTTTGAATCCTCAGTCTTGGCTTCAAATTGAAAGAGGGAAACTTCCCAAGTTGTCATCGTACCCTTCCTCTGCCTCAAT AGAATCTCTGGTCAAGGTCCCTCAGCCAGCTCTACTGCCTTTCTATAAGCCTGCTGATTATGTGGAGGTTTTAGCGCAAATCCATGAAGAGCTTGAGTCTTGTCCTCCACAAGAGCGGTCGAATCTGTTTTTGTTACAATACCAAGTCTTTAGGGGCCTTGGGGAAGTTAAACTGATGCGTAGAAGCCTTCAGGGAGCCTGGCAGAAAGCCAATACTGTTCATGAGAAGATTATATTTGGGGCATGGTTGAAATATGAGAAGCAAGAGGAAGAACTAATAGCCGACTTGCTTGCCAATTGTGGTAAATGTGCGAAGGAGTTTGCACCTGTAGATATACCATCTCATCTTCCATTTGATGTAAATGTAAGTTCTATAGGGAGAATGACCAATGAGAACTGCATTTCTCAAAATGTTACTTTTACAATTGGCGATGAAGAGATAGTTTGTGATAGACAAAAAATTTCTGAACTTTCGGCACCATTTAATGCTATGCTAAAGGGGTATTTCAGCGAATCACGTGCTGAGACTATAGATTTGTCTGAAAATAATATCTCTCCATTTGGTATGAAGGCAATAAGTATTTTCAGTTTGACTGGCAGTTTGATTGAGGTCCCCCCAAATCTTTTATTGGAGATATTAGCTTTTGCAAATAAGTATTGTTGTGAAAGACTTAAAGATGCTTGTGATAGAAGACTTGCATCCATGGTTTCCTCCAAAGAAGATGCTGTAGAGCTCATGGAATATGCTCTTGATGAGAATTCAACTGTACTTGCTGCATCCTGTTTACAAGTACTTTTGCGTGATCTTCCAAACTGTTTGAATGACAGTCGGGTAGTGGAGATATTTGTTCATGCTAATAAGCAGCAGCTAGCAGTAATGGTTGGGCCAGGTATATTTGCTCTTTTCTGTTTCTTAAGTGAAGTTTCTATGAACCTTAATTCTAGTTCCGACAAAACAGTTCATATCCTGGAACGGTTAGTTGAGTTTGCTGAGAATGACAAACAAAGAATCCTTGCTTTACATCAATTGGGATGTGTAAGACTCTTACGGAAAGAATATGATGAAGCACGTCTTCTTTTTGAAGGGGCCGTAAACGCAGGCCATATATATTCTGTCGCAGGTTTAGCTAGGCTGGACTTTATAAAGGGCGACAAGTTTTTATCTTATGAGCTGCTGAGCTCGGTCATTTCATCTGTTACTCCACTTGGATGGATGTATCAGGAAAGGTCATTATACTGTGACAGTGACAAAAGGTGGGATGACCTTGAGAAAGCAAGTAATTTGGATCCTACACTTGCATATCCTTACATGTACAGGGCTGCCTCTTTGATGAGTACGCAGAATGCTCAAGCTGCACTATCAGAAATCAATAGGATTCTTGGGTTCAAACTTTCACTAGAATGCTTAGAAATACGATTTTTTACCCATCTGACTCTTGAGGACTACAAAGCAGCTCTATGTGATGTTCAAACAATTCTTACTTTACGTTCAGATTATAGAATGTTTGAGGGACGTGTTGCTGCATCTCAGCTCTGCACACTTGTGCGTGAGCATGTTGAACATTGGACAACTGCTGATTGTTGGGCTCGGTTATATGACTGTTGGTCTGCAGTTGATGATATTGGGTCTCTGTCTGTTATATACCAGATGCTTGAATCTGATGCGGCAAAAGGTATTCTGTACTTCAGACAGTCATTGCTTCTCCTCAG GTTGAACTGTCCTGAGGCTGCTATGCGGAGTTTACAGTTAGCTCAGCAACATGCATCAAGCGAACATGAACGACTTGTATATGAGGGGTGGATCTTATATGATACAGGTCATTATGAGGAAGGTCTCCAGAAAGCAGAGGAGTCTATTAGTATCAAAAGATCTTTTGAGGCATTTTTCCTGAAGGCCTATGCATTGGCTGACTCTAGCATAGATCCATCATGTTCACCGATTGTTATCTCACTTCTGGAAGATGCCTTGAAGTGTCCTTCAGATAATCTGCGCAAAG